GTCACAAATAAGAAGAATAAAATGAAAGCATTGAACACTTACATGAGCCACTTCACATTCTCCACATAGTCTAGATAGGTCGATATAAAACGATGATGCTGCTTAAGCTCGTCAAATCCCTGAATATTGACTTTTGTAAAAGTTTCACTTTCCAAACTGTAGAAACTAAGGTAGAAAGAGTTTGGTGAATCTTTGTATGACGACGACCACACAAATTCACCTGTACCAGCCATTCCAACAAACATGCTATATCTGATAAAGTTCCACTCCAAAGGACACAGTTTGTAGATATGCTTGGACCATTTATGGTTTTCAGCATCTTCTAGAACCCAAAACACAATCCTACCAATTTGATACCACGAATCCTCCTCATGATATATACCTAATCTACCTTTGTAGTTGAACAAAGTAAAAGAATACATACTATGATAATGCCCTCGTTCCATGTCATTGTTTGTGTTGATAAAGCTGAACTTCTCAGACCCAATGTCAAAGCATACTATCATAGAAGATAGTCCCAACGCAGCTGCGAAATACAAAACACCATTTATGCATATATCACCACTTATTCTATAGCTTTCCTCAAAATGGAATTTGCGTTCGATAGTTCTCCATACACGTTTTTTTCCAGACTCCAATGTCAAAACCTGATGAGTGTTGTCTCTAACATCAAAAGGTGAAAAGTTCGTAGTCATACACAACACTTTGAACTGTTTGCTCATCGGATCATAGCCCAAATACATTCTCGcaatcttctctttctttttttgtgctGTGATCAGTTTGGTCTTTTCTTTCAGAAGCACTTTGGGCAAGGTTAGGAACTCTCCCGTGGCAGGGTTACAGACCACCCGCACCTTTCTTTCGCATCCCTGAAGCAGGACCAATCCACAGACCGGTGAATAAATATCACATGGAAAATATTCGGGAAAAGACGTATGGTAAGGGGTGGCTACAAGGGAagagtcatcatcatcatctggaTTATGAGGCTGATGTGTAGAGTAGAGGAACAACTTGCCATCAGATCTTATGGGGAAAAAGAGCCGTGGACGAGTCAAAGACATAGTCAGAAACAAGTCAGTGAAATCACGACGACGGAGTATGGATGATGCCCAGAATTTAGATACGCAACGAAACCTAGCTATAGACTTTGCCGGAACACGAGTAAGTATATCGATGAGTACATCAACTGGGATTAGGTTCGAAGATTGTGATGTTTCATGTCTGGAAAACTCATGTTTCAACATTTTCAAGGGCGGATGGATTTTACAACCCTAGAAGAAATTAATGTAGAGGAAGATGATCCGAAATTCTTTGTTCGTTACGATTTTATAAGGAAGCCCTAACGGAACGGGGCTCTTGTTGGAAATTGTGAATAAAAGCTCAATGCTACTAAATGGGCTCTTGTTACAAgtcttaatttaaaattatgaaacctCGTATTGATCTGTGTGATTTGTTCTCGTAAATAGCGCAACTGATGAACCAACTGAGTGAGTATATTTCAGTTTAATAGTTTGATGAACCAACTGAGTAAATTTCAGtgaattaaaaatcaaaacgtGAGCGTGGACTAATTTATTGAAACTATTAATCTCTTCTTTAAGAAGCAACTGAGTAAAACCCAGATGCTAAATTCACTTCAGCTGAGTTTTATgaaatcaaatctctttggtattATTTCTCACTGACTTGCCATGACAAACGTAGCAATATGTGAATAACTTGTGCTTCCATTTGAATGTTgcaaagctctctctctctctgtgttcTATGAATTGTGTAATTAAATTTGCACGATAATCATATACGctgatttttctttaaattaatacatcaACATTTAACCCATACAGAGCCGGTCTTGAGATTTAAAACCAACTCAGAAgccctatttaaaaataaaaaaaaaattatttttttttgatttgaaattaataataatttttttatagtgaaaattttattggaattatatatttttaaaataaaaatttattagtttcagttaccataaaaataatattctttttattgtagttttgatcattttaaattataataacccaaaatctaatattttctattaaatttatgcataataaaaatatattttactttttattttacatttgcattatatataactatatatatatattgaaataa
The Brassica napus cultivar Da-Ae chromosome A1, Da-Ae, whole genome shotgun sequence DNA segment above includes these coding regions:
- the LOC106376526 gene encoding putative F-box protein At1g53360: MLKHEFSRHETSQSSNLIPVDVLIDILTRVPAKSIARFRCVSKFWASSILRRRDFTDLFLTMSLTRPRLFFPIRSDGKLFLYSTHQPHNPDDDDDSSLVATPYHTSFPEYFPCDIYSPVCGLVLLQGCERKVRVVCNPATGEFLTLPKVLLKEKTKLITAQKKKEKIARMYLGYDPMSKQFKVLCMTTNFSPFDVRDNTHQVLTLESGKKRVWRTIERKFHFEESYRISGDICINGVLYFAAALGLSSMIVCFDIGSEKFSFINTNNDMERGHYHSMYSFTLFNYKGRLGIYHEEDSWYQIGRIVFWVLEDAENHKWSKHIYKLCPLEWNFIRYSMFVGMAGTGEFVWSSSYKDSPNSFYLSFYSLESETFTKVNIQGFDELKQHHRFISTYLDYVENVKWLISDKPLPRAPQNDAASRSKKPKSTQTRLVGKRNSIQKPSPTVLSVKDKNRAWQEKSRGKRIATSSMGTPGGPALSNRFAALDSLEDAG